AATTGATAGGCCACCGCTTGCAAGGGAGGAGACCCCGCCAGGATTTGACCTGTCATCATTCCCGGAAGTGAGACTATCCCCACAACACTCATGCAATTGATAACAGGGATCATGCCGGTGTATACTGAAGTACGCAGAGGTTCATTGAGGGTTTCTGAGCGACTTGCGCCAAAAGCTAAATATAATTCAATTTCTGCTCGCCGGCTAACAAAGTAGTCTAAAAATCGATCCAGGCCTAATGCTATTCCATTAAGAGAATTTCCAAGGATCATTCCTAGAATGGGAATGATATATTGAGGATGGTACCAGGGTTTTACCCCGACGACTACCTGGGTTATGAGGCCACCGACAAAAAATGAGGAAAAAAGCATGGTTAGCCATGTGTCCCATCTAATCCCTTTATATTTCCACGCAGATCTTGCCACGGCTTCACGCCCGGCAAAAAAGACCAT
This region of Desulfovulcanus ferrireducens genomic DNA includes:
- a CDS encoding ABC transporter permease, which produces MNGLIKLTPFDLFLATSLILVAAIISILLRIGLERRLLLAALRATVQLGLVGLILEKVFAIRHPLPVIALLLVMVFFAGREAVARSAWKYKGIRWDTWLTMLFSSFFVGGLITQVVVGVKPWYHPQYIIPILGMILGNSLNGIALGLDRFLDYFVSRRAEIELYLAFGASRSETLNEPLRTSVYTGMIPVINCMSVVGIVSLPGMMTGQILAGSPPLQAVAYQLLIMFTLAGANAFGAMLIAVMAARRLVSQEGWLNLEELEANSKRKQKQKCKRFKGKNRVKD